Proteins encoded together in one Micromonospora kangleipakensis window:
- the murG gene encoding undecaprenyldiphospho-muramoylpentapeptide beta-N-acetylglucosaminyltransferase, whose amino-acid sequence MGPLRSVVLCGGGTGGHIYPLLAFADCLRRHDPGVRITCLGTPKGLENELIPPAGYDLRQIPAYQLPRSVNMSLVRTPDRMWKAARAAGKVIDEVQADAVVGFGGYVSVPGYLAAWRRELPIVIHEVNVPPGVANRLGMKFTKNVAVGFPHQPAQAESLRDARVVGVPLRPGIAGLDRAAMRNAARAHFGLRPDLPVLFVAGGSQGARSINLAVSGAAKELARHGVQVLHVIGARNEPVSVPTDLPVPYVTLPYLSEMELGYAAADLMLARGGAMTCAEVAAIGLPAIYVPYPHSNQEQKRNALPVVEAGGGLLVDDAELTPDWLERTVIPLIRDPQRLAAMGAAAAAYGRRDGDVALLNFVYEAVAR is encoded by the coding sequence ATGGGTCCGCTGCGTTCGGTGGTGCTCTGCGGAGGAGGCACGGGTGGGCACATCTACCCGTTGCTCGCCTTCGCCGACTGCCTGCGCCGACACGACCCGGGCGTCCGGATCACCTGCCTCGGCACCCCGAAGGGACTGGAGAACGAGCTGATCCCGCCGGCCGGCTACGACCTGCGGCAGATCCCGGCCTACCAGCTGCCCCGCTCGGTGAACATGAGCCTGGTCCGCACCCCCGACCGGATGTGGAAGGCGGCCCGCGCGGCGGGCAAGGTGATCGACGAGGTGCAGGCCGACGCCGTGGTCGGTTTTGGCGGGTACGTCTCCGTCCCCGGCTACCTCGCCGCCTGGCGGCGCGAGCTGCCGATCGTCATCCACGAGGTGAACGTGCCGCCGGGCGTGGCCAACCGGCTCGGGATGAAGTTCACCAAGAACGTCGCCGTGGGCTTCCCGCACCAGCCGGCGCAGGCCGAGTCGCTGCGCGACGCCCGGGTGGTCGGCGTGCCCCTGCGTCCGGGGATCGCCGGGCTGGACCGGGCGGCCATGCGGAACGCCGCGCGGGCCCACTTCGGGCTCCGCCCGGACCTGCCGGTGCTCTTCGTCGCCGGCGGCTCGCAGGGCGCCCGCTCGATCAACCTGGCGGTCTCCGGGGCGGCCAAGGAGCTGGCCCGCCACGGCGTGCAGGTGCTGCACGTCATCGGCGCCCGCAACGAGCCCGTCTCGGTCCCCACCGACCTGCCGGTGCCGTACGTGACGCTGCCCTACCTGTCCGAGATGGAGCTGGGCTACGCCGCCGCCGACCTGATGCTGGCCCGGGGCGGGGCGATGACCTGCGCCGAGGTGGCCGCGATCGGGCTGCCCGCCATCTACGTGCCGTACCCGCACAGCAACCAGGAGCAGAAGCGCAACGCGCTGCCCGTGGTGGAGGCCGGGGGCGGGCTGCTCGTCGACGACGCCGAGCTGACCCCGGACTGGCTGGAGCGGACGGTCATCCCGCTCATCCGGGACCCGCAGCGGCTCGCCGCGATGGGCGCCGCCGCGGCCGCGTACGGCCGACGGGACGGCGACGTCGCGCTGCTGAACTTCGTCTACGAGGCGGTGGCCCGCTGA
- the mraY gene encoding phospho-N-acetylmuramoyl-pentapeptide-transferase, protein MRAVIVAIGVAFLISLLCTPIAIKVFTRLKAGQPIRAEGPAMHQGKKGTPTMGGVVFILATVIAYVAGHLALTTLPDAQIAQVEPTMTALVLLGLMVFSGAVGFIDDFLKVRKRHSGGLNKRGKLAGQILVGAIFGVVALYFPSRMYDATGTRTNAETVGSTTLSFIRDIPALEIGKVASIIVIILVVMAATNGVNLTDGLDGLATGASVMVLAAYALIAFWQYRHWCADPNYTEAYCYTVRDPLEIALIAGAAAGACVGFLWWNTSPARIFMGDTGALGLGGLIAGMAMSTRTILLLPIIGGLFVIITMSVVIQIISFRTTGKRVFRMSPLQHHFELAGWSEVNIVVRFWIIAGIGVAIALGLFYSEFLAAVT, encoded by the coding sequence ATGAGGGCGGTCATCGTCGCCATCGGGGTCGCCTTCCTGATCTCGCTGCTCTGCACCCCGATCGCGATCAAGGTGTTCACCCGGCTGAAGGCCGGCCAGCCGATCCGGGCCGAGGGCCCGGCCATGCACCAGGGCAAGAAGGGCACGCCGACGATGGGCGGCGTGGTCTTCATCCTGGCCACGGTGATCGCGTACGTCGCCGGTCATCTCGCGCTGACCACCCTGCCGGACGCGCAGATCGCCCAGGTGGAGCCGACCATGACCGCGCTGGTCCTGCTCGGCCTGATGGTCTTCTCCGGCGCGGTCGGCTTCATCGACGACTTCCTGAAGGTCCGCAAGCGGCACAGCGGCGGCCTGAACAAGCGCGGCAAGCTGGCCGGCCAGATCCTGGTCGGGGCGATCTTCGGCGTCGTGGCGCTCTACTTCCCGAGCAGGATGTACGACGCCACCGGCACCCGGACGAACGCCGAGACGGTCGGCAGCACCACGCTCAGCTTCATCCGGGACATCCCGGCGCTGGAGATCGGCAAGGTCGCCTCGATCATCGTGATCATCCTGGTGGTGATGGCGGCGACCAACGGCGTCAACCTCACCGACGGCCTGGACGGCCTGGCCACCGGCGCCTCGGTGATGGTGCTCGCCGCGTACGCGCTGATCGCCTTCTGGCAGTACCGGCACTGGTGCGCGGACCCGAACTACACCGAGGCGTACTGCTACACGGTCCGGGACCCGCTGGAGATCGCGCTGATCGCCGGGGCGGCGGCCGGTGCCTGTGTCGGCTTCCTGTGGTGGAACACCTCGCCGGCCCGGATCTTCATGGGCGACACCGGGGCGCTCGGCCTGGGTGGCCTGATCGCCGGCATGGCGATGTCCACCCGGACCATCCTGCTGCTGCCGATCATCGGCGGGCTCTTCGTGATCATCACGATGTCCGTGGTGATCCAGATCATCTCCTTCCGGACCACCGGCAAGCGGGTGTTCCGGATGTCGCCGTTGCAGCACCACTTCGAGCTCGCCGGCTGGAGCGAGGTCAACATCGTGGTCCGGTTCTGGATCATCGCCGGGATCGGCGTGGCCATCGCGCTGGGCCTGTTCTACAGCGAGTTCCTCGCCGCGGTCACCTGA
- a CDS encoding cell division protein SepF: protein MGALRKAGVWLGLVEEDDERAYEDGGYDKGGYRDSRYRSSRYSEEFADEEDDESEEPPATRSRVGDRSRLTERAARAAEADRADGERPERVERSSVRSITRSGAGETSGALTYHTRDNLALAPQVQPRERAVVAEEEQRYQITTLHPTTYREARTIGEHFRDGVPVIINLTEMDEADARRLVDFAAGLAFGLRGTIERVTNRVFLLSPANVQVTAEDKAKIAEGGFFSLS, encoded by the coding sequence ATGGGTGCACTGCGCAAGGCGGGGGTCTGGCTCGGTCTGGTCGAAGAGGACGACGAGCGGGCTTACGAGGACGGTGGCTACGACAAGGGTGGCTACCGTGACTCGCGCTACCGGTCGAGTCGTTACTCGGAGGAGTTCGCCGACGAGGAGGACGACGAGTCCGAGGAGCCGCCGGCGACGCGGTCCCGGGTCGGCGACCGGAGTCGGCTGACCGAGCGCGCCGCACGCGCGGCGGAGGCCGACCGCGCCGACGGTGAGCGGCCGGAGCGGGTCGAGCGGTCGAGCGTCCGGTCGATCACCCGGTCGGGGGCCGGGGAGACGTCGGGCGCGCTGACGTACCACACCCGGGACAACCTCGCCCTGGCGCCGCAGGTCCAGCCCCGCGAGCGGGCCGTGGTGGCGGAGGAGGAGCAGCGCTACCAGATCACCACGCTGCACCCCACCACCTACCGCGAGGCGCGGACCATCGGCGAGCACTTCCGTGACGGCGTGCCCGTGATCATCAACCTCACCGAGATGGACGAGGCGGACGCCCGCCGACTGGTCGACTTCGCCGCCGGGTTGGCGTTCGGACTGCGCGGTACGATCGAGCGCGTGACCAACCGGGTGTTCCTGCTCTCACCGGCCAATGTCCAGGTCACCGCGGAGGACAAGGCCAAGATTGCTGAGGGCGGCTTTTTCAGCCTGAGCTAG
- the ftsZ gene encoding cell division protein FtsZ — translation MTPPHNYLAVIKVVGIGGGGVNAVNRMIEVGLKGVEFIAINTDAQALLMSDADVKLDVGRELTRGLGAGANPDVGKNAAEDHRDEIEEVLKGADMVFVTCGEGGGTGTGGAPVVANIARKLGALTIGVVTRPFSFEGKRRQVQAESGIDELRNQCDTLIVIPNDRLLALGDRNISMMDAFRTADQVLLSGVQGITDLITTPGLINLDFADVKSVMSGAGSALMGIGSARGENRAVEAAEAAISSPLLEQSMDGARGVLLSIAGGSDLGLFEINDAAQLVTDAAHPEANIIFGAVIDDALGDEVRVTVIAAGFDGGTPAYKAAEPTRKPNQNQPAQPGTPVAPPATMPAPQQSPRRVLFDDVDVPDFLKNGS, via the coding sequence ATGACACCTCCGCACAACTACCTGGCGGTCATCAAGGTCGTCGGCATCGGGGGTGGCGGCGTCAACGCCGTCAACCGGATGATCGAGGTTGGGCTCAAGGGCGTCGAGTTCATCGCGATCAACACCGACGCGCAGGCGCTGCTGATGAGCGACGCCGACGTCAAGCTCGACGTGGGCCGGGAGCTGACCCGGGGGCTCGGCGCCGGGGCGAACCCGGACGTCGGCAAGAACGCCGCCGAGGACCACCGCGACGAGATCGAGGAGGTGCTCAAGGGCGCCGACATGGTCTTCGTGACCTGCGGCGAGGGCGGCGGCACCGGCACCGGCGGCGCGCCGGTGGTGGCGAACATCGCCCGCAAGCTCGGCGCGCTGACCATCGGCGTGGTGACGCGGCCGTTCTCGTTCGAGGGCAAGCGCCGCCAGGTGCAGGCCGAGTCCGGCATCGACGAGCTGCGCAACCAGTGCGACACGCTGATCGTCATCCCGAACGACCGGCTGCTCGCGCTCGGCGACCGTAACATCTCCATGATGGATGCCTTCCGGACCGCCGACCAGGTGCTCCTCTCCGGTGTCCAGGGCATCACCGACCTGATCACCACCCCGGGTCTGATCAACCTGGACTTCGCCGACGTCAAGAGCGTGATGAGCGGCGCCGGCAGCGCGCTGATGGGCATCGGCAGCGCCCGCGGCGAGAACCGCGCGGTCGAGGCGGCCGAGGCGGCCATCTCCAGCCCGCTGCTGGAGCAGAGCATGGACGGCGCCCGCGGCGTGCTGCTCTCCATCGCCGGCGGGTCCGACCTGGGCCTGTTCGAGATCAACGACGCCGCGCAGCTGGTCACCGACGCGGCTCACCCGGAAGCCAACATCATCTTCGGCGCGGTCATCGACGACGCGCTCGGCGACGAGGTCCGGGTCACCGTGATCGCGGCCGGCTTCGACGGGGGCACGCCCGCGTACAAGGCGGCCGAGCCGACCCGCAAGCCGAACCAGAACCAGCCGGCGCAGCCCGGCACGCCGGTCGCGCCGCCGGCCACCATGCCGGCGCCGCAGCAGTCGCCGCGCCGGGTGCTCTTCGACGACGTGGACGTGCCGGACTTCCTCAAGAACGGTTCCTGA
- the murC gene encoding UDP-N-acetylmuramate--L-alanine ligase translates to MNTAQFTPAGTLTAEDLGRIHLIGVGGVGMSGLARLFLTRGLPVSGSELREWPSLAGLRALGGTIHMSHEVSNLDGVDTVVYSSAIPQDHLEMVEARRRGLRVLHRSEALAAAMTGRRTVAVAGTHGKTTTTSMVTMVLQQAGADPSFVIGGEISEVGSGAHHGTGEYFVVEADESDRSFLIYRPYVSIITNIEADHLNTYGDLANLEATFAEFARLTDPDGFIITCADDAGGRRLAETLRADGRRVWTYGESPDADLRLSEMISSAQGVRYLAEIDGRSLGEIRLPIPGRHMGLNSASAVLAAYLLGLPVEAAEAALGAFPGVRRRFERKGVADGVLVYDEYAYHPTSMTLALQTLREVAGEGRLIVVFQPYRLYRTRDLQAEIAAALGIADELVLLEVFGPGELRQPGEGSAALIEAVPLPADRKVFVDSWDEVPAEVARRARPGDVVVTMGAPPISLMGDQLVDALLARTGGPTAVGAAVDTDGAAATAG, encoded by the coding sequence ATGAACACCGCGCAGTTCACCCCCGCCGGCACGCTGACCGCGGAGGACCTGGGCCGGATCCACCTGATCGGGGTCGGCGGGGTCGGCATGAGCGGCCTGGCCCGGCTCTTCCTCACCCGGGGGCTGCCGGTCTCCGGCAGCGAGCTGCGGGAGTGGCCGTCCCTGGCCGGCCTGCGGGCGCTCGGCGGCACGATCCACATGAGCCACGAGGTGTCCAACCTCGACGGCGTGGACACCGTGGTCTACTCCTCCGCCATCCCCCAGGACCACCTGGAGATGGTCGAGGCGCGCCGACGCGGGCTGCGGGTGCTGCACCGCTCCGAGGCCCTGGCCGCGGCGATGACCGGCCGCCGGACGGTGGCGGTCGCCGGCACCCACGGCAAGACCACCACCACCTCGATGGTGACCATGGTGCTCCAGCAGGCCGGCGCCGACCCGTCCTTCGTGATCGGCGGGGAGATCTCCGAGGTGGGCTCCGGCGCGCACCACGGCACCGGCGAGTACTTCGTGGTCGAGGCGGACGAGAGCGACCGCTCCTTCCTGATCTACCGGCCGTACGTCTCGATCATCACCAACATCGAGGCGGACCACCTCAACACGTACGGCGACCTGGCGAACCTGGAGGCGACGTTCGCCGAGTTCGCCCGGCTCACCGACCCGGACGGGTTCATCATCACCTGCGCCGACGACGCGGGCGGCCGGCGGCTGGCCGAGACGCTGCGCGCCGACGGCCGCCGGGTGTGGACGTATGGCGAGTCGCCCGACGCCGACCTGCGGCTGAGCGAGATGATCTCCTCCGCGCAGGGGGTGCGCTACCTGGCCGAGATCGACGGCCGCTCGCTGGGCGAGATCCGGCTGCCGATCCCGGGCCGGCACATGGGGCTCAACAGCGCCTCCGCGGTGCTCGCCGCGTACCTGCTGGGGCTGCCGGTCGAGGCGGCGGAGGCCGCGCTGGGCGCGTTCCCCGGCGTCCGGCGGCGCTTCGAGCGCAAGGGCGTCGCGGACGGCGTGCTGGTCTACGACGAGTACGCGTACCACCCGACCTCGATGACGCTGGCCCTGCAGACGCTGCGCGAGGTGGCGGGCGAGGGCCGGTTGATCGTGGTCTTCCAGCCGTACCGGCTGTACCGCACCCGGGACCTGCAGGCCGAGATCGCCGCGGCGCTCGGCATCGCCGACGAGCTGGTGCTGCTGGAGGTCTTCGGCCCCGGTGAGCTGCGGCAGCCCGGCGAGGGCTCGGCCGCGCTGATCGAGGCCGTGCCGCTGCCGGCCGACCGCAAGGTCTTCGTCGACTCGTGGGACGAGGTGCCGGCCGAGGTGGCCCGTAGGGCCCGACCGGGCGACGTCGTGGTGACCATGGGCGCGCCGCCCATCTCGTTGATGGGCGACCAGCTGGTCGACGCGCTGCTGGCCCGTACCGGCGGCCCGACGGCCGTGGGCGCCGCCGTCGACACGGACGGCGCGGCCGCCACGGCCGGATGA
- a CDS encoding cell division protein FtsQ/DivIB — MSPGPARGRTPGPDGGAGRRGPVRRWQLVRAGTDAVPPSTRRFMARARQRRMRAALPWAVAVGVLALAGLVAWTVLGTGLFGVREVRVVGAKLVTPVEVRDAAAVPDNQPLARVDLTATARRVGALAPVERASVSRDWPGTLVIRVVERTAVAAVPQGEQFALIDRAGVVFRTVPRAPDALPLVQVGRPGPDDPGTRAGLAVLAVLSPQLRAELVSVDVAGLARITLRLRHDRAVVWGDATRGADKSRVATALLGRQADTIDVSAPDVVTFQ; from the coding sequence ATGAGTCCCGGCCCGGCCCGGGGCCGGACACCCGGCCCGGACGGCGGCGCCGGCCGGCGCGGACCGGTGCGGCGCTGGCAGCTGGTCCGGGCCGGCACCGACGCGGTCCCGCCGTCCACCCGCCGGTTCATGGCCCGGGCGCGGCAGCGCCGGATGCGGGCCGCCCTGCCCTGGGCGGTCGCGGTCGGGGTGCTCGCGCTGGCCGGGCTGGTCGCCTGGACCGTGCTGGGCACCGGCCTGTTCGGCGTCCGCGAGGTCCGGGTGGTCGGCGCGAAGCTGGTCACCCCCGTCGAGGTGCGGGACGCGGCGGCGGTCCCGGACAACCAGCCCCTCGCCCGGGTGGACCTGACGGCGACCGCCCGGCGGGTCGGCGCGCTGGCGCCGGTGGAGCGCGCGTCGGTGTCCCGGGACTGGCCTGGCACGCTGGTGATCCGGGTGGTGGAGCGGACGGCCGTGGCGGCGGTGCCGCAGGGGGAGCAGTTCGCCCTGATCGACCGCGCCGGCGTGGTCTTCCGGACCGTGCCCCGGGCCCCGGACGCGCTGCCGCTGGTCCAGGTCGGCAGGCCGGGGCCGGACGACCCGGGCACCCGGGCGGGGCTGGCGGTGCTCGCCGTGCTCAGCCCGCAGCTCCGCGCCGAGCTGGTCTCGGTGGACGTGGCCGGGCTGGCCCGGATCACGCTGCGGCTGCGGCACGACCGGGCGGTGGTCTGGGGGGACGCCACCCGGGGGGCGGACAAGTCGCGGGTGGCGACCGCGCTGCTCGGTCGGCAGGCCGACACCATCGACGTGAGCGCGCCGGACGTGGTCACCTTCCAGTGA
- a CDS encoding FtsW/RodA/SpoVE family cell cycle protein, which yields MAALRGLLARPLASYYLLLSSAGLLLLIGLTMVFSATSVKDYAEDGDATASLVKQTIFAVIGIVAFWACQRLPARTFRALGRPALGVAVALLLILNVLVALESLFRVKSVGPLHAELLWLYLGPIQVQPAELAKFALALWGAHVLVRKGAVLGWWKELAAPLFPVVGLLFVLVGYNDLGSMLCLLALVVGLLWAAGVRLQVFAALSAVGLAGVGLLVAAASLGAGSGSRDADNYRLARLTSFLDPANCSRDDCYQIMQARNAIEHGGWFGVGLGKSSFKWDWLPEAHNDFIFAIIAEELGVVGCTVVLVLFAVLAYTGLRIARRVEDPFRRLAAAGVTAWLVGQAVINIGGVTGLLPLTGVPLPFISDGGSALVVTLAAIGMLASFARAEPDAARALHARPPARWVRLVWAPLPPLPGRRRRPASPPGDRGSVPRSRARREDDQAATRGARPSRTRAGTASERRR from the coding sequence CTGGCCGCGCTGCGCGGCCTGCTGGCCCGCCCGTTGGCCTCCTACTACCTGCTGCTCTCCAGCGCCGGGCTGCTGCTGCTGATCGGCCTGACCATGGTCTTCTCGGCGACCAGCGTGAAGGACTACGCCGAGGACGGCGACGCCACGGCCTCCCTGGTCAAGCAGACGATCTTCGCGGTGATCGGCATCGTGGCGTTCTGGGCCTGCCAGCGGCTGCCCGCCCGCACCTTCCGGGCGCTGGGCCGGCCCGCGCTCGGCGTGGCCGTGGCGTTGCTGCTCATCCTCAATGTGCTGGTCGCGCTGGAGTCGCTGTTCCGGGTCAAATCGGTCGGCCCGCTGCACGCCGAGCTGCTCTGGCTCTACCTCGGGCCGATCCAGGTCCAGCCCGCCGAGCTGGCCAAGTTCGCGCTGGCGCTGTGGGGCGCGCACGTGCTGGTCCGCAAGGGGGCCGTGCTGGGCTGGTGGAAGGAGCTGGCCGCCCCGCTCTTCCCGGTGGTCGGCCTGCTCTTCGTGCTGGTCGGCTACAACGACCTCGGCAGCATGCTCTGCCTGCTGGCCCTGGTCGTCGGGCTGCTCTGGGCGGCCGGCGTTCGGCTGCAGGTCTTCGCTGCGCTCTCCGCGGTCGGCCTGGCCGGCGTCGGCCTGCTGGTCGCCGCCGCGTCCCTGGGCGCCGGCTCCGGCTCCCGGGACGCCGACAACTACCGGCTGGCCCGGCTCACCTCGTTCCTCGACCCGGCCAACTGCTCCCGGGACGACTGCTACCAGATCATGCAGGCGCGCAACGCGATCGAGCACGGCGGCTGGTTCGGGGTCGGGCTCGGCAAGAGCAGCTTCAAGTGGGACTGGCTGCCCGAGGCGCACAACGACTTCATCTTCGCGATCATCGCGGAGGAGCTGGGCGTGGTCGGCTGCACCGTGGTGCTGGTGCTCTTCGCCGTGCTGGCGTACACCGGGCTGCGGATCGCCCGGCGGGTGGAGGACCCGTTCCGCCGGCTCGCCGCCGCCGGCGTCACCGCCTGGCTGGTCGGCCAGGCGGTGATCAACATCGGTGGGGTCACCGGCCTGCTGCCGCTGACCGGCGTGCCGCTGCCGTTCATCTCCGACGGCGGCAGCGCCCTGGTGGTCACCCTGGCGGCGATCGGGATGCTCGCCTCGTTCGCCCGCGCGGAGCCCGACGCGGCCCGAGCCCTGCATGCCCGTCCGCCGGCCCGGTGGGTCCGACTAGTCTGGGCCCCGTTGCCGCCGCTTCCCGGCCGGCGACGCCGCCCGGCGTCGCCACCGGGCGACCGTGGGTCCGTACCCCGGTCCCGGGCGCGGCGGGAGGACGACCAGGCCGCGACCCGCGGCGCCCGGCCGAGCCGGACGCGCGCCGGCACGGCGAGCGAGAGGAGGCGCTGA
- a CDS encoding YggT family protein, with protein MLSILFQVLYLLTYFFLLVLLARFVLGAVLAYGRRWQPGRGASAGLELVWSVTDPPLRTLRRVIPPLRIGTVSIDLASLVLLVILFVLMEFVLDRLIRNFS; from the coding sequence GTGTTGTCGATCCTGTTCCAGGTGCTGTACCTGCTCACCTATTTCTTCCTGCTTGTGCTTCTGGCCCGATTTGTCCTTGGGGCCGTCCTCGCGTACGGTCGCCGCTGGCAACCGGGCCGTGGAGCATCGGCGGGACTGGAATTGGTGTGGAGCGTCACTGATCCGCCTCTCCGGACGTTGAGGCGTGTGATCCCTCCGCTGCGAATTGGTACCGTGAGCATCGACCTGGCCTCCCTTGTGCTCCTGGTTATCCTGTTCGTGCTGATGGAGTTCGTGTTAGACCGGCTGATCAGGAACTTCTCCTGA
- a CDS encoding YggS family pyridoxal phosphate-dependent enzyme, with protein MTETPATVRPDRRAELAAGLARVRARIADACAAAGRDRAEVTMIAVTKTYPAGDVVALAGLGVADMGENRDQEAAAKAAEVAAAGVTPRWHFIGQLQRNKCRSVVRYADVVQSVDSVRLAGALDAAAAASPDRDRPLDVLVQVSIDGDPARGGALPDSTDPDRGLGPVAEAVAGAGALRLGGLMAVAPLGWEPERAFARLAEVAEWFRRRHPAATMLSAGMSGDLEIAIGYGATHVRVGSALLGMRRTLR; from the coding sequence ATGACGGAGACACCAGCCACGGTACGACCGGACCGGCGTGCCGAGCTCGCGGCCGGGCTCGCCCGGGTGCGGGCCCGGATCGCCGACGCCTGCGCCGCCGCCGGCCGGGACCGCGCCGAGGTCACCATGATCGCGGTGACCAAGACCTACCCGGCCGGCGACGTGGTGGCCCTGGCGGGGCTCGGCGTCGCCGACATGGGGGAGAACCGCGACCAGGAGGCGGCCGCCAAGGCCGCCGAGGTGGCGGCGGCCGGGGTGACGCCGCGCTGGCACTTCATCGGCCAGCTGCAGCGCAACAAGTGCCGCTCGGTGGTCCGGTACGCCGACGTCGTGCAGTCGGTCGACAGCGTTCGGCTGGCCGGGGCGCTGGACGCCGCGGCGGCGGCCAGCCCGGACCGGGACCGGCCGCTGGACGTGCTGGTCCAGGTCAGCATCGACGGGGACCCGGCCCGGGGCGGGGCGCTGCCGGACTCGACCGACCCGGACCGCGGCCTCGGCCCGGTGGCGGAGGCGGTGGCCGGCGCGGGGGCGCTGCGGCTGGGCGGCCTGATGGCGGTGGCGCCGCTGGGCTGGGAGCCGGAGCGGGCGTTCGCCCGGTTGGCCGAGGTGGCGGAGTGGTTCCGTCGGCGGCATCCGGCGGCGACCATGCTGTCGGCCGGAATGAGCGGGGATCTGGAAATCGCGATCGGATACGGCGCGACACATGTCCGCGTCGGCAGCGCGTTGCTCGGAATGCGCCGCACGCTGCGGTAG
- a CDS encoding DivIVA domain-containing protein: MPLTPADVHNVAFKKPPIGKRGYDEEEVDAFLDEVERELARLIEENNELRAQVERGGRGPAPAGPGGDARLAAELNDVKAQLDRVQRDKAAAEQAARAMQAELEQVRVQGGPAAGADGEQQALRVLMMAQRTADDHVSDARREADQLLSEARSKAEEVTREARAKADALERDARQRHQEAMGGLDAKRTALQKHIEELKQFEREYRTRLKAYLESQLRDLDGRAQGLEAEVNRTEGNRSGGGSNGLAAASLASSYGGGRSGSLESGR; encoded by the coding sequence ATGCCGCTGACCCCGGCCGACGTCCACAACGTCGCCTTCAAAAAGCCGCCGATCGGCAAGCGGGGGTATGACGAGGAGGAGGTCGACGCCTTCCTGGACGAGGTCGAGCGCGAGCTCGCCCGTCTGATCGAGGAGAACAACGAGCTGCGCGCCCAGGTGGAGCGCGGCGGTCGCGGCCCCGCCCCCGCCGGTCCCGGCGGCGACGCCCGTCTCGCGGCCGAGCTCAACGACGTCAAGGCCCAGCTGGACCGGGTGCAGCGCGACAAGGCGGCCGCCGAGCAGGCGGCCCGGGCGATGCAGGCCGAGCTGGAGCAGGTCCGCGTCCAGGGCGGCCCGGCCGCCGGCGCTGACGGCGAGCAGCAGGCGCTGCGGGTGCTGATGATGGCCCAGCGCACCGCCGACGACCACGTGTCGGACGCCCGCCGCGAGGCCGACCAGCTGCTCTCCGAGGCCCGTTCCAAGGCCGAGGAGGTCACCCGCGAGGCCCGCGCCAAGGCCGACGCGCTGGAGCGCGACGCCCGCCAGCGGCACCAGGAGGCCATGGGCGGCCTGGACGCCAAGCGCACCGCGCTGCAGAAGCACATCGAGGAGCTCAAGCAGTTCGAGCGGGAGTACCGTACCCGCCTCAAGGCGTACCTGGAGAGCCAGCTGCGGGACCTCGACGGCCGGGCCCAGGGCCTGGAGGCCGAGGTCAACCGCACCGAGGGCAATCGCTCCGGCGGTGGCAGCAACGGCCTCGCCGCCGCCAGCCTCGCCAGCTCGTACGGTGGCGGTCGCTCGGGCTCGCTGGAGTCCGGCCGCTGA